The region GTTGCAGGCGGCGTAGCGTTGCTACTGCTGCTGATGATTCGCTTTAAGCTGAACGGCTTTATCTCTCTGGTTTTGGTAGCGCTGGCGGTGGGTATCGCACAGGGCATGCCGGTGGATAAAGTTATCGGCTCCATCAAGGCCGGCGTTGGCGGCACGCTGGGCAGCCTGGCGTTGATCATGGGCTTTGGCGCCATGCTCGGCAAGTTGCTGGCGGACTGCGGCGGCGCTCAGCGCATCGCCACTACGCTGATCGACAAGTTCGGTAAAAAACACATTCAATGGGCGGTGGTGCTGACCGGTTTTACCGTCGGTTTCGCTCTGTTCTATGAGGTCGGCTTCGTGCTGCTGCTGCCGTTGGTATTCAGCATCGCCGCCTCCGCGCGCGTTCCGCTGCTGTACGTTGGCGTGCCGATGGCGGCTGCGTTGTCGGTGACCCACGGTTTCCTGCCGCCGCACCCGGGCCCAACGGCGATCGCCACCATCTTCCATGCCGACATGGGGAAAACCCTGCTGTACGGCACGTTGCTGGCCATTCCGACGGTGATCCTGGCCGGCCCGGTCTACGCCCGCTTCCTGAAAGGCATCGACAAGCCGGTGCCGGAAGGCCTGTATAACCCGAAAATCTTCACCGAAGAAGAAATGCCAAGTTTTGGCATCAGCGTTGCCACTTCTCTGGTGCCGGTGATCCTGATGGCACTGCGCGCAGTGGCCGAAATGGTGCTGCCGAAGGGCCATACGCTGCTGCGCTTTGCCGAGTTCTTCGGCGATCCGGTGAT is a window of Serratia plymuthica DNA encoding:
- the gntT gene encoding gluconate transporter yields the protein MPLVIVAGGVALLLLLMIRFKLNGFISLVLVALAVGIAQGMPVDKVIGSIKAGVGGTLGSLALIMGFGAMLGKLLADCGGAQRIATTLIDKFGKKHIQWAVVLTGFTVGFALFYEVGFVLLLPLVFSIAASARVPLLYVGVPMAAALSVTHGFLPPHPGPTAIATIFHADMGKTLLYGTLLAIPTVILAGPVYARFLKGIDKPVPEGLYNPKIFTEEEMPSFGISVATSLVPVILMALRAVAEMVLPKGHTLLRFAEFFGDPVMATLIAVLIAIFTFGLNRGRTMDEVMGTITDSIKIIAMMLLIIGGGGAFKQVLVDSGVEKYIAGLMEGSNVSPILMAWSIAAALRLALGSATVAAITAGGIVAPLIATTGVSPELMVIAVGSGSVIFSHVNDPGFWLFKEYFNLSIMETLKSWSVLETIISVCGLVGCLLLATVV